The following is a genomic window from Brienomyrus brachyistius isolate T26 unplaced genomic scaffold, BBRACH_0.4 scaffold46, whole genome shotgun sequence.
AAAAAAACgaacaaataattatttcccccACTGTAGATGTTATGTAAGAATGGTTATGATAGTATGATTGTAGGTGAGGCTCTGCACTAGTTCAGGTGGAGTTTGTTGTCGCCATGGGGTGTCGATAAGAACACTTAGGACAGGGCACGACAGATGCTTGCTCTTTGGTGAGGATTTATTAACTTCCGTAAAACTTAAGGTATGACTCGGCACCGGCCTGTATACTGTTGGATATGTGTGGTCTGAAACAAACAATATAAATACTTAAAGGGACTTTCCCCTGTAAAGTACAGCCTGTGCACTAAGAATCACAAATTACCAACAAATAATAAACTTTACTGCAGCTTACTCCTAACACAATTACAGAGATTGTAACCTAATATACTGTAACACGGCAATACGGGCGTCAACACAATTACTTCACGACTCTGACAAGTGAGAAACGAAATGTGCTTTCTTTCTATAACTAACTAACGGAAACAAGTTAGGTATCGGAAACTTATTTTATATCAAGTTAGACACATGGGGAATTAAGGAAGActtcacaaataaataaactaaataaaataaatcttcAGCACGTCTGGGTTGTTTAGTCTAGTTCGCAGCTCTGAAGCTCCGCACTCCGATTTGCCGAGAGATCGCGTGACCTGCTTTAGTGGACGGAAAGTCTTAAAGGCGCCTCACCCTCCATCTTTCTTgtacaatgatttttttttatataatgaaACTGATCTATATCATAATTTGCTATTATACAAAACAACAACATTTTATGAGATCATAGTCTTTACCTCTTTGCTTGGTGAAAGTCTGAAACTTTTAGAGCACTTTCCACCAGAAATCCCCCTGTAAGGGTGGAGGACCAAAAAAGGTTAAAGTACCAATAAAGTTAAAGCacctatacatacatacataatatatatatacacacatacacatacacacacacacacacgcacgcacacacacacacacacgcacacacttctTTTACCTCTTTGATCTTCTTGGCTTTGTCCTGCATTATCTTTATTTTGGTGACTTTCTCCTGACCTGTCTTCCGTCTTAACTCCTCTGTTTTGGTGACTTTCTCCTGAGCTGTCTTCTGCCTCGACTTCTCTGTATTGGTTGCTTTCTCCTGACCTGTCTTCTGTCTCAACTCCTCTGTTTTGGTTGCTTTCTCCTGACCTGTCTTCTGTCTCAACTCCTCTGTTTTGGTGACTTTCCCTGACCTGTCTTCTGTCTCAACTCCTCTGTTTTGGTGACTTTCTCCTGACTTGTCTTCTGATTTTGTCATACAAGCTCAGTTTTCAAAGCACATTTAATAAATACACTTTCAGTCCCAAAATTCACTACCTTTGCAAAGACTCCTGCTGTCCTCTTGACTCCCAGGTAGACATTTTGTATGAATATTTGCAAAACAAGAAGAGCATCTTCCCTAGATCGATCATATGCACAAGACATGGAAAGTCAAGGTTATCCAATTCCAGAGGagctttttttattgtattttaaaatgcaattttACTACCCAATTAGCAAGTTGTACATGGCAAATTAGCCCAAAAGGCACGAAGTAAACTGGAATTTAAaggattttatttaaattatcatCTGTTTAGGTTCTTTATTTTTAGATTTAAAACCATGTaacattaaatttaattaaaaattaaaatatctGTGTCACTTGCCTTGTTCTTCACAGACACACTCTGGTGACAGATACCACAAATACCCGACTTATCTAAAAAATACAGGAAACATATTTGCTCCTTTATTACTCTTTATACAAGAGACAATCAATAAAAAACtctaaatataaatatacttACCAAGTGAATTGAAAAGAAGTAACCCTAGTCGTTCCCTCTCTTGCTCTACAGATGGGCAAGCAAGATACTCCTCCTTGCCTTCTAGAAAGATCTCAGCAAACTAATGGGAACCCAAACAGAATGATACATTTAATATCACAGTAGCAAAATTACTCTAGTTTAGCCTCACTTAAACTGTTCTTAGAATGTGTTCCTTAACCAAATATGCATTCATAGTAAAACCGTAAAAGACTATTATATCTAAAATTCATAAAGTTCGCCAAAGATCTATTTCtaattaataacaataacaacaaaaaaataaaaattaccaCAGCTGTGAAAATGCCACATGAAATACTATCAGTCTGAAGGGTATGTTCCCGCTTTATCCTTTT
Proteins encoded in this region:
- the LOC125723176 gene encoding uncharacterized protein LOC125723176 isoform X1, with the protein product MFVLCQFLPLSLQAIFLQRNMSVLQSMRSRGLQRRHAKIGCVGPYPLHMESFQSLVESNKVSDETMDALFHLFSMKSIFEHKREVVGPYLEHGNHWTFFHSNIVDRSITYLNSLGEQDEQYSKIEKNWSAYAASKGYLGPWKRIKREHTLQTDSISCGIFTAVFAEIFLEGKEEYLACPSVEQERERLGLLLFNSLDKSGICGICHQSVSVKNKGRCSSCFANIHTKCLPGSQEDSRSLCKEDKSGESHQNRGVETEDRSGKVTKTEELRQKTGQEKATNTEKSRQKTAQEKVTKTEELRRKTGQEKVTKIKIMQDKAKKIKEGDFWWKVL
- the LOC125723176 gene encoding uncharacterized protein LOC125723176 isoform X2 — protein: MFVLCQFLPLSLQAIFLQRNMSVLQSMRSRGLQRRHAKIGCVGPYPLHMESFQSLVESNKVSDEKSIFEHKREVVGPYLEHGNHWTFFHSNIVDRSITYLNSLGEQDEQYSKIEKNWSAYAASKGYLGPWKRIKREHTLQTDSISCGIFTAVFAEIFLEGKEEYLACPSVEQERERLGLLLFNSLDKSGICGICHQSVSVKNKGRCSSCFANIHTKCLPGSQEDSRSLCKEDKSGESHQNRGVETEDRSGKVTKTEELRQKTGQEKATNTEKSRQKTAQEKVTKTEELRRKTGQEKVTKIKIMQDKAKKIKEGDFWWKVL
- the LOC125723176 gene encoding uncharacterized protein LOC125723176 isoform X3, with the translated sequence MRSRGLQRRHAKIGCVGPYPLHMESFQSLVESNKVSDETMDALFHLFSMKSIFEHKREVVGPYLEHGNHWTFFHSNIVDRSITYLNSLGEQDEQYSKIEKNWSAYAASKGYLGPWKRIKREHTLQTDSISCGIFTAVFAEIFLEGKEEYLACPSVEQERERLGLLLFNSLDKSGICGICHQSVSVKNKGRCSSCFANIHTKCLPGSQEDSRSLCKEDKSGESHQNRGVETEDRSGKVTKTEELRQKTGQEKATNTEKSRQKTAQEKVTKTEELRRKTGQEKVTKIKIMQDKAKKIKEGDFWWKVL